From Temnothorax longispinosus isolate EJ_2023e chromosome 3, Tlon_JGU_v1, whole genome shotgun sequence, one genomic window encodes:
- the LOC139810348 gene encoding probable Rho GTPase-activating protein CG5521 isoform X9, producing the protein MFSKKLHVDVKKSTLKIQDVKKDSATRFKHLKIVLENVDTDEAKGFFEGNFSHVYFILYDCFVSAEANLRQRELSFHIVHKAHREELEQVLQLLEKVLTLLPELLNRRWQCHSLARILQKLLHPGNSWKLRRQAIRYFILWYQALGENAPEHIHQMFASLVPGFPPHQASPYKCDRKTEGKKEKLAKAANSEEKDKREFFDTQLGQSTFHDNGSNQCPISQVDNGPILPPQSGEKPLDNETVRFLEALLEFMVTQVVKVEWRDKSTRQHKTFQFLLERFKVAYLRHICPEFNENFSLYKPNLELPTMRKPTNQNQNNYVLCKVALIKWVASFTHVARKDGPFAHLSQSTTPNEENSESELRRVSVYTQNSADSNLLSPESAMSQQDSQNQEDSTVSAILVREVFYGNRDNVNFVHELYRQAFLLDFNHAGAIRKAIAVYKDWIQMNEIPPFMLEPLDGHKDRDLEESQRKESEMEKSPSDSYRQTRLRNDSYLGAIHRENLFIRAGLQNVLQIFITQASNVFFLENSGPNASLTLLEEQTDSCKRVLNVYRYVVMHSRLEPATWEQLLRVLLQITSLVLSEKASRRKHQESIGGKLAPAIFQTLIVTWIKANLNVVISTQLWDQFLEVLTSLTQWEELIREWAKTLDTLTRVLARHVYNLDLNDLPLDRLSEQKSKKRRGVGSRAASTGSVQPPRKGSVDQENNTAPKESVVDHPLRDMRKVRPLPRSASDNTIYNVKARAKLHRQRTHTIHSGIPVLPLSIEQDMARLLSSGSTSSSTTGRKMLFSRRAKSLDSIVIVDSEPPSPRCPSPTPSSGVDSNKDSPIQIENIDGSSIDTNDASERRSVMAGGGVRGWLPDVAVVLWRRMLSALGDVNNIQEPVLHGQVMDYLVQLTQTLIKIRLNQGVSGDNQATPPAPELIPPLTVIAPWCFKAIQLPDQYEIGKLAAYRLICLLTVQPLDISLPKQHLTLFYRAVHNGIASNDSKVLHVLVKYTGPRLFSLNLPGSSLLILDYIHAANVILSSQDVEAPRMEAVSIIGSLLSLPVAVTRLPMLQPNGPDIATMTCPEAKEHIVTILLRSCRREPTGIARCLALSSIAMFAYKELSYKTQHPRIPEAVTVLLLALRRMQGAERRRAGFCFPLMDQSSHATVAQVACDSLLLLCDKADVLLELYPNVPSKIIQILSDTLGRMTTRERRGPLTVSMLFCLGEWAMHLGPTVLLQVFQGKPLLMTLFTVLNNIVQNKVGKEFSKTAKNNQDDDDDFDPNITLDNLIDESSAKSPRKGNIQSVQLAAKMVLMHLINHLGHFPMGIGAARLSSLVVELDDVPGIDGDELSSAVFQAPNIQLLMLSNSIIMSLVELAALDAPGGGVTAGLTTAPSLVRVLLRDLAGKASWDSSILYSQPFVDDDLPLPFAKPVDWSVKLHTDDLNSVITPHNCTPRHTIRHREPHILPTFANAASDMDNLDDLLQYIGHTSPEVLTNPEIALNAPANPPQGHYLESETIATILNQRNAEQEHMNNWNQHISMNATAISPPSCRPPPAPFHHCRLLFSHLGLSGWELRKKLHLLAKNEKLLRELRNLDGQRSRETHKIAVIYVSQGQEDKNSILSNVTASKEYESFIARLAWEVELESHTGFLGGLIPGKASGVTAPYYATSFTEVLFHVATRMPSDSPESLLQKTRHLGNDEIHIVWSEHWRDYRRDIIPTEFCDVLIVIYPLKNKLYRIQISRKSEIPFFGPLYDECIVEDKVLPGLVRTTALAASRAKRSTLTLYQHYYEERARSIDTVMRNHKEATTFEEFTANVYSPVQPPSPFSAASSVSGSTTSVQSTASSNLAAALIDSHQGRSGLRSSSTASSDNRANRGD; encoded by the exons ATGTTCAGCAAGAAGCTCCATGTAGACGTCAAGAAGTCGACGCTCAAGATCCAGGATGTCAAGAAGGACAGCGCGACGCGATTCAAGCATCTCAAGATCGTGCTAG aaaacGTGGACACTGACGAGGCGAAGGGCTTTTTTGAGGGTAACTTCAGCCATGTGTACTTTATCCTGTACGATTGTTTCGTGTCCGCCGAAGCGAATCTTCGGCAGCGCG AGCTTTCCTTCCATATTG tgcACAAAGCACACAGGGAGGAGTTAGAACAAGTATTGCAGCTTCTGGAGAAAGTTTTAACTCTTCTTCCTGAGCTGCTTAACAGACGATGGCAGTGTCATAGTTTAGCACGGATTTTGCAGAAGCTCTTGCATCCTGGTAATAGTTGGAAACTTCGCAGACAAGCTATAAG gtattttattttatggtaTCAAGCCCTTGGCGAAAATGCTCCCGAGCATATACACCAGATGTTTGCCAGCTTGGTGCCAGGATTTCCACCGCATCAAGCGTCGCCTTATAAATGTGATCGTAAGACAGAGggcaagaaagaaaaattggcGAAAGCAGCTAATTCTGAGGAGAAGGataagagagaattttttgacACGCAACTCGGGCAAAGTACTTTTCATGACAATGGATCAAATCAATGTCCTATCAGTCAAGTTGACAACGGGCCTATCTTACCACCGCAAAGTGGAGAAAAGCCGCTCGACAATGAAACTGTTAGGTTTTTGGAAGCACTGCTTGAATTTATGGTTACTcag GTGGTAAAAGTAGAATGGCGAGATAAATCTACGCGGCAGCATAAaactttccaatttttattagagcGTTTTAAGGTAGCGTACCTTCGTCACATCTGTCCGGAATTCAATGAAAACTTTTCGCTTTACAAACCTAATTTGGAATTACCCACAATGCGTAAACCGACGAATCAAAATCAGAATAACTATGTACTTTGTAAAGTCGCTTTAATCAAATGGGTTGCAAGCTTCACGCATGTGGCTAGAAAAGATGGACCTTTCGCACATCTTTCGCAAAG CACAACACCAAATGAGGAAAATTCCGAATCAGAATTACGCCGCGTGTCGGTGTATACTCAAAATTCTGCGGATTCGAATTTACTATCACCCGAATCAGCCATGTCCCAGCAGGACAGTCAAAATCAGGAAGATAGTACTGTTTCGGCCATATTAGTCAGAGAGGTTTTCTACGGAAACAGggataatgtaaattttgtacACGAATTGTACAGACAGGCATTTCTTCTGGATTTCAACCATGCGGGAGCCATAAGAAAGGCTATTGCTGTTTATAAAGATTGGATTCAAATGAAT GAAATTCCGCCGTTCATGTTGGAACCACTGGATGGCCATAAAGATCGGGATTTAGAAGAGAGTCAGAGAAAGGAGAGTGAAATGGAAAAGAGTCCATCTGATAGTTATCGACAGACAAGATTAAGGAACGACTCTTATCTTGGCGCTATACACCgggaaaatttgtttattaggGCAGGCCTGCAAAATGttctgcaaatttttattacgcaaGCGTCAAACGTATTTTTCTTAGAGAATTCGGGACCGAATGCGTCTCTGACGTTACTCGAGGAACAAACGGACAGTTGTAAGAGAGTCCTAAATGTGTATCGATATGTTGTTATGCACTCCAGACTGGAACCAGCAACTTGGGAACAGTTACTTAG AGTGTTACTGCAAATCACATCGCTCGTACTAAGCGAGAAAGCCTCTCGCCGCAAGCATCAGGAAAGTATCGGCGGAAAACTTGCGCCTGCCATATTCCAGACTTTAATTGTTACATGGATTAAGGCTAACTTAAACGTGGTTATTTCTACCCAATTATGGGACCAGTTTCTAGAGGTGTTAACGTCTTTAACACAATGGGAAGAATTAATTCGAGAGTGGGCG AAAACTTTGGACACGCTAACGAGAGTACTGGCGAGACACGTGTATAACTTGGATTTGAATGATCTACCTTTGGACAGACTCAGCGAACAGAAATCAAAAAAGCGCCGTGGGGTCGGGAGCCGTGCGGCGTCGACCGGAAGCGTACAGCCGCCTCGGAAAGGTAGCGTTGATCAAGAGAACAACACCGCGCCGAAAGAAAGCGTCGTAG ATCACCCACTGCGCGATATGAGGAAGGTGCGACCATTGCCCCGTAGTGCGAGCGACAACACTATATACAACGTCAAGGCTCGTGCAAAGTTGCACAGACAGCGGACACATACGATACACAGCGGTATTCCCG TACTACCCCTATCGATAGAACAAGATATGGCGCGGTTACTGTCAAGCGGCTCGACTTCGTCGTCAACGACCGGTCGGAAGATGCTGTTCAGCAGACGTGCCAAATCTTTGGATAGCATTGTCATAGTTGATAGCGAACCACCGTCGCCACGCTGCCCGTCGCCGACACCCAGCAGTGGTGTGGACAGCAACAAAGATAGCCCCATACAGATAGAAAATATTGACGGTAGCAGTATCG ATACAAATGACGCATCTGAGAGAAGATCAGTTATGGCGGGTGGAGGAGTCCGTGGATGGTTGCCAGATGTGGCTGTCGTTTTATGGCGACGTATGCTGTCGGCATTAGGGGacgttaataatattcaagaaCCTGTTTTGCATGGCCAAGTCATGGATTACCTCGTGCAACTCACACAGACATTAATTAAG ATACGTTTGAACCAAGGAGTGTCCGGGGATAATCAAGCAACACCTCCAGCACCAGAGCTAATTCCACCTCTGACAGTCATTGCACCTTGGTGTTTCaag GCGATCCAGCTTCCTGATCAATACGAGATTGGTAAATTAGCCGCGTATCGTCTTATATGTCTCTTAACAGTTCAACCATTGGACATTAGTCTACCGAAACAGCATCTCACGCTCTTCTATCGCGCCGTTCACAATGGAATTGCTAGTAATGACAGTAAAGTACTGCATGTACTTGTGAAATACACAGGACCCAGATTATTTAGTCTGAATCTACCTGGATCGAGTCTTCTGATTTTGGACTACATACACGCTGCTAATGTGATACTTAGCAGTCAAGATGTTGAG gcACCAAGGATGGAAGCGGTTTCTATTATCGGCTCGTTGTTATCCTTACCTGTTGCAGTGACTAGGCTACCGATGTTACAACCGAACGGGCCTGATATTGCAACTATGACGTGTCCAGAAgcaaaa gaGCATATTGTAACAATACTTCTACGGAGTTGTCGACGAGAACCCACGGGTATCGCGAGATGCCTGGCCCTGTCAAGTATCGCAATGTTTGCATATAAAGAACTATCCTATAAAACACAACATCCGAGAATTCCGGAAGCTGTTACAGTTCTTCTCCTTGCACTTAGA CGGATGCAAGGAGCAGAGCGTCGCAGAGCTGGTTTCTGTTTTCCCCTAATGGATCAG tCTTCGCACGCTACAGTTGCACAGGTCGCGTGTGATTCTCTGTTACTTCTCTGCGATAAGGCTGATGTGTTGCTAGAGTTGTATCCTAATGTGCCATCTAAGATAATACAG ATCTTGTCGGATACACTTGGGCGGATGACGACGCGTGAAAGGCGCGGACCTTTAACAGTGTCGATGCTATTTTGCTTGGGCGAATGGGCCATGCACTTAGGACCAACAGTATTACTACAGGTGTTCCAAGGAAAACCTCTCCTGATGACCTTATTTACA gTGTTAAACAATATAGTGCAAAATAAAGTTGGAAAGGAATTTTCGAAAACCGCTAAGAATAATCAGGACGATGATGACGATTTTGATCCTAATATTACGTTGGATAATTTAATTGACGAATCTTCCGCAAAATCGCCTCGTAAAGGAAATATTCAGTCTGTACAATTGGCAGCAAAAATG GTATTGATGCATTTAATCAATCATCTGGGACACTTTCCGATGGGTATCGGAGCCGCGCGTCTCTCATCACTGGTCGTTGAGTTGGACGACGTTCCTGGAATCGACGGGGACGAGCTGTCCTCCGCTGTTTTTCAAGCGCCTAACATACAGCTCTTGATGCTCTCTAATTCGATCATAATGTCACTAGTGGAATTAGCGGCATTGGATGCACCCGGCGGAGGAGTCACAGCTGGTTTGACCACAGCTCCTTCTCTGGTTAGAGTTTTGTTGCGCGATCTCGCTGGAAAAGCTTCTTGGGACAGTTCGATTTTGTACAGCCAACCCTTCGTTGATGATGATCTACCGCTGCCATTTGCGAAGCCAg TTGATTGGAGCGTGAAATTACATACGGATGATTTGAACAGCGTCATCACACCTCACAACTGTACACCCAGACATACAATACGGCATCGCGAGCCCCACATATTGCCGACTTTTGCGAATGCTGCAAGCGACATGGACAACTTGGACGAT ctTCTTCAATATATAGGACATACCAGCCCGGAGGTTTTGACCAACCCAGAAATCGCTCTCAATGCACCCGCTAATCCACCTCAGGGACATTATCTCGAAAGCGAAACTATTGCGACGATTTTAAATCAGAGAAACGCAGAGCAAGAACACATGAACAATTGGAATCAACACATCAG TATGAACGCAACGGCAATCAGTCCACCGTCATGTCGCCCACCTCCAGCGCCATTTCATCACTGCCGTCTTCTGTTTTCGCATCTCGGTTTGTCCGGCTGGGAGCTGCGTAAGAAACTGCATTTACTGGCGAAAAATGAGAAGCTTTTACGCGAACTCCGTAACCTCGATGGCCAGCGGTCACGGGAGACACACAAAATAGCAGTGATTTACGTCAGCCAGGGCCAGGAAGACAAGAACTCCATACTTAGCAACGTCACTGCCAGTAAGGAGTACGAGAGCTTTATCGCGAGACTCGCTTGGGAAGTCGAGTTGGAATCGCACACTGGTTTTCTCGGCGGTTTGATACCTGGAAAGGCATCTGGTGTCACCGCGCCGTACTATGCTACGTCTTTCACCGAAGTTCTCTTCCACGTTGCTACAAGGATGCCGTCGGACAGCCCCGAAAGTTTACTGCAAAAG ACACGTCATCTTGGCAACGATGAAATCCACATAGTCTGGTCGGAGCACTGGCGCGATTATCGCAGAGATATCATACCCACGGAGTTCTGCGACGTTCTCATAGTCATTTATCCGCTGAAAAACAAGCTGTATCGAATACAGATCTCGCGTAAATCGGAGATTCCATTTTTCGGTCCATTATATGACGAGTGTATCGTGGAGGATAAAGTATTGCCAGGTTTAGTGAGGACGACCGCGTTAGCCGCGAGTAGAGCGAAAAGGTCTACGCTTACGTTATATCAACATTA ttaTGAGGAGAGGGCGCGATCCATCGACACCGTTATGAGAAATCACAAGGAAGCTACAACATTCGAGGAGTTTACGGCCAATGTTTACTCACCTGTGCAACCGCCAAGCCCGTTTAGCGCAGCTTCGTCTGTCTCTG GATCTACAACAAGCGTGCAATCCACAGCGTCGTCAAACCTCGCGGCAGCGCTTATAGATTCGCACCAAGGACGCTCCGGTTTGCGTAGCAGTTCGACAGCGAGCAGTGACAACCGTGCGAATAGAGGTGACTAA
- the LOC139810348 gene encoding probable Rho GTPase-activating protein CG5521 isoform X10, whose amino-acid sequence MFSKKLHVDVKKSTLKIQDVKKDSATRFKHLKIVLENVDTDEAKGFFEGNFSHVYFILYDCFVSAEANLRQRELSFHIVHKAHREELEQVLQLLEKVLTLLPELLNRRWQCHSLARILQKLLHPGNSWKLRRQAIRYFILWYQALGENAPEHIHQMFASLVPGFPPHQASPYKCDRKTEGKKEKLAKAANSEEKDKREFFDTQLGQSTFHDNGSNQCPISQVDNGPILPPQSGEKPLDNETVRFLEALLEFMVTQVVKVEWRDKSTRQHKTFQFLLERFKVAYLRHICPEFNENFSLYKPNLELPTMRKPTNQNQNNYVLCKVALIKWVASFTHVARKDGPFAHLSQSTTPNEENSESELRRVSVYTQNSADSNLLSPESAMSQQDSQNQEDSTVSAILVREVFYGNRDNVNFVHELYRQAFLLDFNHAGAIRKAIAVYKDWIQMNEIPPFMLEPLDGHKDRDLEESQRKESEMEKSPSDSYRQTRLRNDSYLGAIHRENLFIRAGLQNVLQIFITQASNVFFLENSGPNASLTLLEEQTDSCKRVLNVYRYVVMHSRLEPATWEQLLRVLLQITSLVLSEKASRRKHQESIGGKLAPAIFQTLIVTWIKANLNVVISTQLWDQFLEVLTSLTQWEELIREWAKTLDTLTRVLARHVYNLDLNDLPLDRLSEQKSKKRRGVGSRAASTGSVQPPRKGSVDQENNTAPKESVVDHPLRDMRKVRPLPRSASDNTIYNVKARAKLHRQRTHTIHSGIPVLPLSIEQDMARLLSSGSTSSSTTGRKMLFSRRAKSLDSIVIVDSEPPSPRCPSPTPSSGVDSNKDSPIQIENIDGSSIDTNDASERRSVMAGGGVRGWLPDVAVVLWRRMLSALGDVNNIQEPVLHGQVMDYLVQLTQTLIKIRLNQGVSGDNQATPPAPELIPPLTVIAPWCFKAIQLPDQYEIGKLAAYRLICLLTVQPLDISLPKQHLTLFYRAVHNGIASNDSKVLHVLVKYTGPRLFSLNLPGSSLLILDYIHAANVILSSQDVEAPRMEAVSIIGSLLSLPVAVTRLPMLQPNGPDIATMTCPEAKEHIVTILLRSCRREPTGIARCLALSSIAMFAYKELSYKTQHPRIPEAVTVLLLALRRMQGAERRRAGFCFPLMDQSSHATVAQVACDSLLLLCDKADVLLELYPNVPSKIIQILSDTLGRMTTRERRGPLTVSMLFCLGEWAMHLGPTVLLQVFQGKPLLMTLFTVLNNIVQNKVGKEFSKTAKNNQDDDDDFDPNITLDNLIDESSAKSPRKGNIQSVQLAAKMVLMHLINHLGHFPMGIGAARLSSLVVELDDVPGIDGDELSSAVFQAPNIQLLMLSNSIIMSLVELAALDAPGGGVTAGLTTAPSLVRVLLRDLAGKASWDSSILYSQPFVDDDLPLPFAKPVDWSVKLHTDDLNSVITPHNCTPRHTIRHREPHILPTFANAASDMDNLDDLLQYIGHTSPEVLTNPEIALNAPANPPQGHYLESETIATILNQRNAEQEHMNNWNQHISMNATAISPPSCRPPPAPFHHCRLLFSHLGLSGWELRKKLHLLAKNEKLLRELRNLDGQRSRETHKIAVIYVSQGQEDKNSILSNVTASKEYESFIARLAWEVELESHTGFLGGLIPGKASGVTAPYYATSFTEVLFHVATRMPSDSPESLLQKTRHLGNDEIHIVWSEHWRDYRRDIIPTEFCDVLIVIYPLKNKLYRIQISRKSEIPFFGPLYDECIVEDKVLPGLVRTTALAASRAKRSTLTLYQHYYEERARSIDTVMRNHKEATTFEEFTANVYSPVQPPSPFSAASSVSASSNLAAALIDSHQGRSGLRSSSTASSDNRANRGD is encoded by the exons ATGTTCAGCAAGAAGCTCCATGTAGACGTCAAGAAGTCGACGCTCAAGATCCAGGATGTCAAGAAGGACAGCGCGACGCGATTCAAGCATCTCAAGATCGTGCTAG aaaacGTGGACACTGACGAGGCGAAGGGCTTTTTTGAGGGTAACTTCAGCCATGTGTACTTTATCCTGTACGATTGTTTCGTGTCCGCCGAAGCGAATCTTCGGCAGCGCG AGCTTTCCTTCCATATTG tgcACAAAGCACACAGGGAGGAGTTAGAACAAGTATTGCAGCTTCTGGAGAAAGTTTTAACTCTTCTTCCTGAGCTGCTTAACAGACGATGGCAGTGTCATAGTTTAGCACGGATTTTGCAGAAGCTCTTGCATCCTGGTAATAGTTGGAAACTTCGCAGACAAGCTATAAG gtattttattttatggtaTCAAGCCCTTGGCGAAAATGCTCCCGAGCATATACACCAGATGTTTGCCAGCTTGGTGCCAGGATTTCCACCGCATCAAGCGTCGCCTTATAAATGTGATCGTAAGACAGAGggcaagaaagaaaaattggcGAAAGCAGCTAATTCTGAGGAGAAGGataagagagaattttttgacACGCAACTCGGGCAAAGTACTTTTCATGACAATGGATCAAATCAATGTCCTATCAGTCAAGTTGACAACGGGCCTATCTTACCACCGCAAAGTGGAGAAAAGCCGCTCGACAATGAAACTGTTAGGTTTTTGGAAGCACTGCTTGAATTTATGGTTACTcag GTGGTAAAAGTAGAATGGCGAGATAAATCTACGCGGCAGCATAAaactttccaatttttattagagcGTTTTAAGGTAGCGTACCTTCGTCACATCTGTCCGGAATTCAATGAAAACTTTTCGCTTTACAAACCTAATTTGGAATTACCCACAATGCGTAAACCGACGAATCAAAATCAGAATAACTATGTACTTTGTAAAGTCGCTTTAATCAAATGGGTTGCAAGCTTCACGCATGTGGCTAGAAAAGATGGACCTTTCGCACATCTTTCGCAAAG CACAACACCAAATGAGGAAAATTCCGAATCAGAATTACGCCGCGTGTCGGTGTATACTCAAAATTCTGCGGATTCGAATTTACTATCACCCGAATCAGCCATGTCCCAGCAGGACAGTCAAAATCAGGAAGATAGTACTGTTTCGGCCATATTAGTCAGAGAGGTTTTCTACGGAAACAGggataatgtaaattttgtacACGAATTGTACAGACAGGCATTTCTTCTGGATTTCAACCATGCGGGAGCCATAAGAAAGGCTATTGCTGTTTATAAAGATTGGATTCAAATGAAT GAAATTCCGCCGTTCATGTTGGAACCACTGGATGGCCATAAAGATCGGGATTTAGAAGAGAGTCAGAGAAAGGAGAGTGAAATGGAAAAGAGTCCATCTGATAGTTATCGACAGACAAGATTAAGGAACGACTCTTATCTTGGCGCTATACACCgggaaaatttgtttattaggGCAGGCCTGCAAAATGttctgcaaatttttattacgcaaGCGTCAAACGTATTTTTCTTAGAGAATTCGGGACCGAATGCGTCTCTGACGTTACTCGAGGAACAAACGGACAGTTGTAAGAGAGTCCTAAATGTGTATCGATATGTTGTTATGCACTCCAGACTGGAACCAGCAACTTGGGAACAGTTACTTAG AGTGTTACTGCAAATCACATCGCTCGTACTAAGCGAGAAAGCCTCTCGCCGCAAGCATCAGGAAAGTATCGGCGGAAAACTTGCGCCTGCCATATTCCAGACTTTAATTGTTACATGGATTAAGGCTAACTTAAACGTGGTTATTTCTACCCAATTATGGGACCAGTTTCTAGAGGTGTTAACGTCTTTAACACAATGGGAAGAATTAATTCGAGAGTGGGCG AAAACTTTGGACACGCTAACGAGAGTACTGGCGAGACACGTGTATAACTTGGATTTGAATGATCTACCTTTGGACAGACTCAGCGAACAGAAATCAAAAAAGCGCCGTGGGGTCGGGAGCCGTGCGGCGTCGACCGGAAGCGTACAGCCGCCTCGGAAAGGTAGCGTTGATCAAGAGAACAACACCGCGCCGAAAGAAAGCGTCGTAG ATCACCCACTGCGCGATATGAGGAAGGTGCGACCATTGCCCCGTAGTGCGAGCGACAACACTATATACAACGTCAAGGCTCGTGCAAAGTTGCACAGACAGCGGACACATACGATACACAGCGGTATTCCCG TACTACCCCTATCGATAGAACAAGATATGGCGCGGTTACTGTCAAGCGGCTCGACTTCGTCGTCAACGACCGGTCGGAAGATGCTGTTCAGCAGACGTGCCAAATCTTTGGATAGCATTGTCATAGTTGATAGCGAACCACCGTCGCCACGCTGCCCGTCGCCGACACCCAGCAGTGGTGTGGACAGCAACAAAGATAGCCCCATACAGATAGAAAATATTGACGGTAGCAGTATCG ATACAAATGACGCATCTGAGAGAAGATCAGTTATGGCGGGTGGAGGAGTCCGTGGATGGTTGCCAGATGTGGCTGTCGTTTTATGGCGACGTATGCTGTCGGCATTAGGGGacgttaataatattcaagaaCCTGTTTTGCATGGCCAAGTCATGGATTACCTCGTGCAACTCACACAGACATTAATTAAG ATACGTTTGAACCAAGGAGTGTCCGGGGATAATCAAGCAACACCTCCAGCACCAGAGCTAATTCCACCTCTGACAGTCATTGCACCTTGGTGTTTCaag GCGATCCAGCTTCCTGATCAATACGAGATTGGTAAATTAGCCGCGTATCGTCTTATATGTCTCTTAACAGTTCAACCATTGGACATTAGTCTACCGAAACAGCATCTCACGCTCTTCTATCGCGCCGTTCACAATGGAATTGCTAGTAATGACAGTAAAGTACTGCATGTACTTGTGAAATACACAGGACCCAGATTATTTAGTCTGAATCTACCTGGATCGAGTCTTCTGATTTTGGACTACATACACGCTGCTAATGTGATACTTAGCAGTCAAGATGTTGAG gcACCAAGGATGGAAGCGGTTTCTATTATCGGCTCGTTGTTATCCTTACCTGTTGCAGTGACTAGGCTACCGATGTTACAACCGAACGGGCCTGATATTGCAACTATGACGTGTCCAGAAgcaaaa gaGCATATTGTAACAATACTTCTACGGAGTTGTCGACGAGAACCCACGGGTATCGCGAGATGCCTGGCCCTGTCAAGTATCGCAATGTTTGCATATAAAGAACTATCCTATAAAACACAACATCCGAGAATTCCGGAAGCTGTTACAGTTCTTCTCCTTGCACTTAGA CGGATGCAAGGAGCAGAGCGTCGCAGAGCTGGTTTCTGTTTTCCCCTAATGGATCAG tCTTCGCACGCTACAGTTGCACAGGTCGCGTGTGATTCTCTGTTACTTCTCTGCGATAAGGCTGATGTGTTGCTAGAGTTGTATCCTAATGTGCCATCTAAGATAATACAG ATCTTGTCGGATACACTTGGGCGGATGACGACGCGTGAAAGGCGCGGACCTTTAACAGTGTCGATGCTATTTTGCTTGGGCGAATGGGCCATGCACTTAGGACCAACAGTATTACTACAGGTGTTCCAAGGAAAACCTCTCCTGATGACCTTATTTACA gTGTTAAACAATATAGTGCAAAATAAAGTTGGAAAGGAATTTTCGAAAACCGCTAAGAATAATCAGGACGATGATGACGATTTTGATCCTAATATTACGTTGGATAATTTAATTGACGAATCTTCCGCAAAATCGCCTCGTAAAGGAAATATTCAGTCTGTACAATTGGCAGCAAAAATG GTATTGATGCATTTAATCAATCATCTGGGACACTTTCCGATGGGTATCGGAGCCGCGCGTCTCTCATCACTGGTCGTTGAGTTGGACGACGTTCCTGGAATCGACGGGGACGAGCTGTCCTCCGCTGTTTTTCAAGCGCCTAACATACAGCTCTTGATGCTCTCTAATTCGATCATAATGTCACTAGTGGAATTAGCGGCATTGGATGCACCCGGCGGAGGAGTCACAGCTGGTTTGACCACAGCTCCTTCTCTGGTTAGAGTTTTGTTGCGCGATCTCGCTGGAAAAGCTTCTTGGGACAGTTCGATTTTGTACAGCCAACCCTTCGTTGATGATGATCTACCGCTGCCATTTGCGAAGCCAg TTGATTGGAGCGTGAAATTACATACGGATGATTTGAACAGCGTCATCACACCTCACAACTGTACACCCAGACATACAATACGGCATCGCGAGCCCCACATATTGCCGACTTTTGCGAATGCTGCAAGCGACATGGACAACTTGGACGAT ctTCTTCAATATATAGGACATACCAGCCCGGAGGTTTTGACCAACCCAGAAATCGCTCTCAATGCACCCGCTAATCCACCTCAGGGACATTATCTCGAAAGCGAAACTATTGCGACGATTTTAAATCAGAGAAACGCAGAGCAAGAACACATGAACAATTGGAATCAACACATCAG TATGAACGCAACGGCAATCAGTCCACCGTCATGTCGCCCACCTCCAGCGCCATTTCATCACTGCCGTCTTCTGTTTTCGCATCTCGGTTTGTCCGGCTGGGAGCTGCGTAAGAAACTGCATTTACTGGCGAAAAATGAGAAGCTTTTACGCGAACTCCGTAACCTCGATGGCCAGCGGTCACGGGAGACACACAAAATAGCAGTGATTTACGTCAGCCAGGGCCAGGAAGACAAGAACTCCATACTTAGCAACGTCACTGCCAGTAAGGAGTACGAGAGCTTTATCGCGAGACTCGCTTGGGAAGTCGAGTTGGAATCGCACACTGGTTTTCTCGGCGGTTTGATACCTGGAAAGGCATCTGGTGTCACCGCGCCGTACTATGCTACGTCTTTCACCGAAGTTCTCTTCCACGTTGCTACAAGGATGCCGTCGGACAGCCCCGAAAGTTTACTGCAAAAG ACACGTCATCTTGGCAACGATGAAATCCACATAGTCTGGTCGGAGCACTGGCGCGATTATCGCAGAGATATCATACCCACGGAGTTCTGCGACGTTCTCATAGTCATTTATCCGCTGAAAAACAAGCTGTATCGAATACAGATCTCGCGTAAATCGGAGATTCCATTTTTCGGTCCATTATATGACGAGTGTATCGTGGAGGATAAAGTATTGCCAGGTTTAGTGAGGACGACCGCGTTAGCCGCGAGTAGAGCGAAAAGGTCTACGCTTACGTTATATCAACATTA ttaTGAGGAGAGGGCGCGATCCATCGACACCGTTATGAGAAATCACAAGGAAGCTACAACATTCGAGGAGTTTACGGCCAATGTTTACTCACCTGTGCAACCGCCAAGCCCGTTTAGCGCAGCTTCGTCTGTCTCTG CGTCGTCAAACCTCGCGGCAGCGCTTATAGATTCGCACCAAGGACGCTCCGGTTTGCGTAGCAGTTCGACAGCGAGCAGTGACAACCGTGCGAATAGAGGTGACTAA